The nucleotide window AATCCTGGAAGGAACAGTCAGTTTATGGCAGTGGCACTGTCTACAATCTGGGTTCTCATCTGATTGATCAGGCATTGGTTCTTTTTGGAATGCCCGAAAGCGTTACGGCCGATATCCGGAATATGCGTGAAGGAGCTGAAGTCGATGATTATTTCAATATCAGATTGGGTTATTCGGCATTTGCAGTGACTTTGAAATCCAGTTACCTGGTCAGGGAATCTGTTCCACGTTTTGTTTTGCACGGAAGAGATGGTTCGTTTATCAAATACGGCATGGATCCCCAGGAAGATGCCATGAGAAGCGGGATAATCCCGGTACAACCGGAATGGGGGCAAGAAAAAGAAGAATACTGGGGACTTTTAAATACCCAGCTGAATGGATTGCATTACCGGGGGAAAGTAGAAACCATTGCAGGAGATTATAAAAAATATTACCAGAATATTTATCAGGTTATTCGCAATAATGAAGTTCTGGAGGTCAAGCCAGAGGAATCGCTTGCTGTAATTAAAATTATCCGGGCTGCTTTTGAAAGTTCCGAAAAGCAAACAACAGTTAGAATATCCTAATTATATTCCAGGATTTTAGCTTCGCCTTTTTGGACCATCAGGCCATTTTGAGCAAGAGCTTCAATAATATCTTCGCCGGCATGAATATATACCGGCGCAAGATTCTTAATCCTTTCAATGATTAAATTTACAAACCATCTGTCGCTTACCAGGTTGCCGGTAAGGATGATGGCATCAATTTTCCCGTATAAAACAGGGGAGAGGGAGCCGATGTATTTTGAGATCTGGTAAGCCATGGCTTCAAAAAGCTGCTTAACCTGTGGGTCGCCTTCAGCCAGGCGTTTTTGTAATGTATAAATATCTTTGGTCCCGATGTAGGCAAAGATTCCACCTTTGTCGCGCAACATTTCCATGATTTGGCTTTCAGAGTATTTTCCGCTGAAACAAAGCCTGACCAGATCACCGGCCGGAAGGGTTCCGGCGCTTCTGAGTGAGAACGGGCCTTCTCCGTCAAAATCCTGGTTGACATCAATCACTTTCCCTTTACAGTGTGCGCCAATAGAGATTCCTTCACCAATCTGGGCGACAATCAAGTTGAGTTCTTCGTAATTTTTCAACAAGGCCCTGGCATGCCGGCGGGCTACTGCTTTTTGGTTTAATGCATGAAAGATAGAGCTGCGGTGAAGCATGGGCAGCCCTGTGAAACGGGCAATGTCGTTCATCTCATCCACTACGACGGGATCAACAATGAAAGCCCTGCAATCCTGAATTTGCCTGGCAATACTGGCTGCAATTAATCCTCCTAAATTAACCGGATGTATTCCGATTTCTGAATGAATGAGATCGTGTTCCAGTTTTTCATTCACTTCATAAATCCCTGAAGGAATGGGCTTCAGCAGACCGCCACGTGCCATAATTATTTTAATGTCCGTAATTTGTACTTCGGTTTTTAGCTCATCCAATATGGCGTTGGCCCGGACAGCGGCTTCATTTTCGATGTTGCTTTCTGACAATTCTATAGAATTGTGCTTGACAGATTTCAAAAATACTGCATTGGCATTATAAAAAATGCCAATACGGGTCAGATCTTTTTCGGGCTTAATAGTTAGGATAAACGTACGTTCCATAATTTGAGGCCATAAAATTGTTGACATTCGTTAAGTCAGAATCCTGCGGTATTACATTTAATATCCGGATAGGATCAATGGGCGGTAACTGATAATAACAAAATAAATCTATGGACGGCCAGGTCGAAAGACCTGAGATAACCTGGCTCATGAGACGAAACATATCTTTGTGAATTAAAAATCTATATTGAATGCTTGAATTGAAGAGCACTACCCAGTCAACGCCATCATTTTGCCTGACTACCACGGCTGAAGAGCCAGACATGGTTCCGGTACGCATCCAGGTTCCCTGGTCATCAATACGGATCCAGCCCAATGGCCTGTATCCGGTAAGAACTGGGTCTGTCATGGTTTTAATGCTTTCGGATGAAAGAATATCCGGACTTCCGTCATTCCCATCTATGGCAACCACCAATTTCAAAATGCTGGCAGCCGAAGCAATCCAACCTCCTGCTCCTTCAAGGTCTTCAATGTCATTTCCATAGGATCTGGGGACAAGTTGTTTGGAACCATCTATGGGGACAGTTTTCTGAATTTTCCCCATTTCATAGTATTTTACTTCATTTCGCATCCTGTCTTCAGGGGCAGTTTTGCCAATGCGCATATCAAAGATTCCCAGTGGCCAGAGAATGGACTGATCCACATAGGCTTCATAGTTCATGCCGGTGATTTTTTCAATGATCTTTCCCAGAACAGCATAACCAAAATTTGAATAATGATACCTTGTGCCGGGTTCGAAACTCAATTTTTGACCAAGAACATAACGGATAATGGTATTCATGTCTGCAGGAGGAGTAGAATGCATAAACCTTGCTATCCCTATGGGCCTGAACATAGGATCTCCAAATCTGACATTCCAGCCTCCCGTATGATTGAGTAATTGATTAATCGTGATGGTGCCTACCCTTGGATCTGCAATTTTTTGATAGGCCGGATCATTTAAAATCCCCTGGGGACCAAAGGGCTTGTCTGTCAATTTCAATTCGCCCTTTTCTACCAAATGCATGATCGTGGTGGCGGTAATTAGTTTTGAAACGCTTGCAATTCTAAATAAACTGCCTGGTTTAACCGGTTCTCCTGTCTCCCTGTCAGCATATCCAAAGCCTTTGGCATAAACCATCCGTCCATTTTTTGCAATAGCAACGGAAGCACCTACCACACCCCATTTGTGCAAAAAATTATCCACATGATCGTCTATTTGATCCATAATCGGATTGGATGAGTAGCTATTAATCAGACCTTTGTATGAAGTGCTTGTTTTCGAAAATATGATTTTCCCGTTATCGCTTGCCTTTAGGTTGTCTGAAAATCCAATGGTGAAAATTAGAAAAAGTGAACTGAAAATTGCTGGAAATGTGAAAGAATGCCTCATTATCAATACTTGTTTTTTAATGTACGTTGTTTTCTACAAATAGTTGATCTTTACAAATGTATCATTTTATCCTTTTTGTTTTTTAAATTATCTTTAATCCATGAGCTTTTTAGCATATTTTAACATTTGGACCTTCCCAGCTATAAATTTGAAAAATTGATGTAACAAAAATCCTTTTAATAATAATTTCCAATTTATTTGCGGATGTAACAAATTCGCCTTATATTCCGTACTCCAGCTAACATTCGTTTTGAATTTGATCCATCAAAAAATATAAAAATATTGAAATTATGATGAAATTTATTTGTTTGTTACTGACTTGTTTGTTTGCCGATATTTCTTTAGTTTTATCCCAAACGGTTGCGGATAGCTCAAATGTAGCCAATCTGCAATGGACAACAGCTACTGAATTGCATTTGACTCTTTCCAACGATTCGAGTTTTATCCTGGATGCAGGAACTTTGCCTCATTCCGTAATGGATTCCATGAAACTTCTTACAGATAAACAATTCATTTATTATCCGGCAACTTTAAATAAAACTTTCATTGACCAACTTAAGGGGAAGCGACTGGATAGTGAATCGGATTCAGTGGAAAATAACGGAAATTCTTTGACTCTTTGGAGTACCATTCATCATACTTTGGGCGGGGGATGGGCGCATTTTATTAATTGCCTTCTATATAGCTTGCAGAGTAAGCAGCTTTTAATTACCTCCCCCCTGATGGTGCGCCCGCAATCAAAATGGAAACCTGATCCGGTCACAGAAACATATAAGCGGACAAAAAAATGGGATTATTATATCCCTGTAACGCAGAAGGAAGCGAAAAAAGAATATTACCTTTTAAAAAAATCCGGGCAATTACAATGTCTGAACGGGGTACCGGCCGAGTTTGTCAATCTTTTCCTGAACACCAGCGAAAGAAAATATCTGAAAATGAAAAAAATGGACAGAATGCTGGAAGTTTCCAGGATTGATCTGGTGAAAATTATGCTGGGTGCGAGATATATGAGTTCTATTCAGATCAATTATATTAAGAATGTGGTATTGAAAGCTCTGAACCATTATTCTGTAAAATTGCCATCGGTTATTATTCTGGACAACTTTAGAGCTGCAGTTGTCATCAGTCTGGAAGAAACAGGTTATAAAATTGAAAAAATCGTTTTTAGCAAAGAAAGCGACCTGTCTTA belongs to Bacteroidota bacterium and includes:
- a CDS encoding oxidoreductase — translated: MESIISVGLASYGLSGMAFHAPLLTALPCFNLKKILERHHDNSRDRFPQAEIVRSFDDLISDPDIELVVVNTPDHTHFELAQKALLAGKHVVVEKPFTFKVEDCEELIRLAKEKHKVLSVFQNRRWDGDFLTVKNIVHQGLLGKLVYFESNFDRYRNYLKPESWKEQSVYGSGTVYNLGSHLIDQALVLFGMPESVTADIRNMREGAEVDDYFNIRLGYSAFAVTLKSSYLVRESVPRFVLHGRDGSFIKYGMDPQEDAMRSGIIPVQPEWGQEKEEYWGLLNTQLNGLHYRGKVETIAGDYKKYYQNIYQVIRNNEVLEVKPEESLAVIKIIRAAFESSEKQTTVRIS
- the buk gene encoding butyrate kinase, with product MERTFILTIKPEKDLTRIGIFYNANAVFLKSVKHNSIELSESNIENEAAVRANAILDELKTEVQITDIKIIMARGGLLKPIPSGIYEVNEKLEHDLIHSEIGIHPVNLGGLIAASIARQIQDCRAFIVDPVVVDEMNDIARFTGLPMLHRSSIFHALNQKAVARRHARALLKNYEELNLIVAQIGEGISIGAHCKGKVIDVNQDFDGEGPFSLRSAGTLPAGDLVRLCFSGKYSESQIMEMLRDKGGIFAYIGTKDIYTLQKRLAEGDPQVKQLFEAMAYQISKYIGSLSPVLYGKIDAIILTGNLVSDRWFVNLIIERIKNLAPVYIHAGEDIIEALAQNGLMVQKGEAKILEYN
- a CDS encoding serine hydrolase domain-containing protein, whose product is MRHSFTFPAIFSSLFLIFTIGFSDNLKASDNGKIIFSKTSTSYKGLINSYSSNPIMDQIDDHVDNFLHKWGVVGASVAIAKNGRMVYAKGFGYADRETGEPVKPGSLFRIASVSKLITATTIMHLVEKGELKLTDKPFGPQGILNDPAYQKIADPRVGTITINQLLNHTGGWNVRFGDPMFRPIGIARFMHSTPPADMNTIIRYVLGQKLSFEPGTRYHYSNFGYAVLGKIIEKITGMNYEAYVDQSILWPLGIFDMRIGKTAPEDRMRNEVKYYEMGKIQKTVPIDGSKQLVPRSYGNDIEDLEGAGGWIASAASILKLVVAIDGNDGSPDILSSESIKTMTDPVLTGYRPLGWIRIDDQGTWMRTGTMSGSSAVVVRQNDGVDWVVLFNSSIQYRFLIHKDMFRLMSQVISGLSTWPSIDLFCYYQLPPIDPIRILNVIPQDSDLTNVNNFMASNYGTYVYPNY